CTTCTTACCCGACCCTGCATCCGATGGGTTTGAAGATCAGGTAAGAGAGCTAAGAGAGAGGGCAAGAGAGCTCCCTGATGATTACTTCGTTGTTCTTGTGGGAGACATGATCACAGAAGAAGCGCTTCCGACCTATCAAACCATGCTGAACACTTTGGATGGAGTGAGAGATGAAACTGGTGCTAGCCCCACTTCATGGGCTATTTGGACAAGAGCTTGGACTGCAGAAGAGAACCGACATGGTGATCTTTTGAATAAGTATCTTTACTTGTCTGGCCGTGTTGACATGAGGCAGATTGAAAAGACCATTCAGTACTTGATTGGTTCAGGAATGGTAAGAGAGAGACTAATCATAATCCATTTCTTAACATGACTTCCTAATCAGTACTTAACTTCTATGTCACAGGATCCTAGAACAGAGAACAATCCTTACCTTGGCTTTATCTACACTTCATTCCAAGAAAGAGCCACCTTCATCTCTCACGGAAACACAGCTCGCCAAGCCAAAGAGCACGGAGACCTCAAGCTAGCCCAAATCTGCGGCACAATAGCTGCAGACGAGAAGCGTCATGAGACAGCTTACACCAAGATAGTTGAGAAGCTCTTTGAGATTGATCCTGATGGTACTGTGGTGGCGTTTGCAGACATGATGAGGAAGAAAATCTCGATGCCTGCTCACTTGATGTACGATGGGCGCGATGAAAGCCTCTTTGACAACTTCTCTTCCGTGGCTCAGAGGCTCGGTGTGTACACTGCTAAAGACTATGCGGACATTCTTGAGTTTTTGGTTGGGAGGTGGAAGATTGAGAACTTAACCGGGCTTTCGGGTGAAGGAAACAAAGCGCAAGACTACTTGTGCGGGTTGACTCCGAGAATCAGGAGGCTGGATGAGAGAGCTCAAGCAAGAGCCAAGAAAGGACCCAAGGTTCCTTTCAGCTGGATACACGACAGAGAAGTGCAGCTCTAAAAAGGAACAAAGCTTTAAAAACCTTTTCACTCTCCGTCGTTCCTCATTTGATCTGTCTGCTCTTGAAATTGGTGTAGATTACTATGGTTTGTGATAATGTTCGTGGGTCTAGTTACAAAGTTGAGAAGCAGTGATTTAGTAGCTTTGTTGTTTCCAGCCTTTATATGTTTTTGTGTTTGGTCCCTTTAGTAAACTTGTTGTAGTTAAATCAGTTGAACTGTCTGGTCTGTACTCAGTTTTCACTGTGGAGTTTTGTTTCAGTTTGAGGTTAGTTTCATTGCAGAGAGAACTTACTTATCCATTAATATGAAACTTGCTTCAAGGTATGGCTAACTTGTAGCTCCTCCCCCCCAGAGATTTAGATGTGCTGAATTTGGAGAAAATGCAAGATAATCATTACTCATTAATCAAATATTTCCAATAAAAGTTGAGTAAAGCTTTTTGATGTCTTATTGCTGAAGTTGCGTTGAAACAAAGTTAATTTCACATACCCTTTACTAAGTTCTCTCCCCTGCAGTTGCTAAATGTCTCAAGTTAGCTTATTTGTGTATACTTCGTTTGAGTCTTTTATATCTCAACTGTTTTACTTGTTCATGCTTATTTTCAATTAGAGATGGTGAAGTGCAAAAAATTGAAGTTGTGCATGAATGTTGTAAGAGTAGCTAGTGATTGAAGTCTGAAACTTTAGTCTTTCAGTGAGTTTTTTTTTGAAGATAGTGTGGATGGTTCTCGTAGATAATCACTTAGTTAATGTTCTTTAATCCGATATGTAACCATTGTATATGGCTCCCAACTAACCTGGTGACAAATTCAGAATAATACTTCAGCGTCAACTGCAGATTTTGTGTAATAAAAACGAACTATCATACATATACAGAAACAAAATGGAGGAAATAATGAGATGTCAAGACAAGTTAGTGGCTGCTAAACTAAAGAAGATGAGAAATGATTTGGAGCAGTGTTAAAACCAAACAGTTCATTATCATAGCAGAGCCTCCTGATTACTTTATTTCATAGTTTAATAGGGATACATCATAACAAGCTGAGAAATAAAACTATTGTTGAGACTGACTCTATGGAAAGATTAGACTAAGCCACATGAGTAGTCTAGTAAAACCATATAGTATAAGATCAAGAAGTCTTCACCATCACCGCTTGCTTGTTGAGACATCTTCCCCGTTGATCGCCATAACATTTGGGACCAGAAGCCTCACATAGAAACCAATAGATGTCAGCTGAGCATGGTTACAAGTTCCAAAGAAACCTCCAAATTCACGGCGTTCAAGTATCCCTGAATGAAATCCATCTTCTCAAGACCCACTTCTCCTGCATCGAAGGTCCAGTGAACCGCATAGTGTGTACGTT
The DNA window shown above is from Brassica oleracea var. oleracea cultivar TO1000 chromosome C3, BOL, whole genome shotgun sequence and carries:
- the LOC106335862 gene encoding acyl-[acyl-carrier-protein] desaturase, chloroplastic, whose amino-acid sequence is MALKLNNPLASQPYNFPSSARPPISTFRSPKFLCLASSSPALSSKEVESLKKPFTPPKEVHVQVLHSMPPQKIEIFKSMEDWAEQNLLTHLKDVEKSWQPQDFLPDPASDGFEDQVRELRERARELPDDYFVVLVGDMITEEALPTYQTMLNTLDGVRDETGASPTSWAIWTRAWTAEENRHGDLLNKYLYLSGRVDMRQIEKTIQYLIGSGMDPRTENNPYLGFIYTSFQERATFISHGNTARQAKEHGDLKLAQICGTIAADEKRHETAYTKIVEKLFEIDPDGTVVAFADMMRKKISMPAHLMYDGRDESLFDNFSSVAQRLGVYTAKDYADILEFLVGRWKIENLTGLSGEGNKAQDYLCGLTPRIRRLDERAQARAKKGPKVPFSWIHDREVQL